In Asterias rubens chromosome 17, eAstRub1.3, whole genome shotgun sequence, a genomic segment contains:
- the LOC117301266 gene encoding uncharacterized protein LOC117301266: MFQEFSSPGCQQKNLRWRWYRRISGCFRCRELSSFKYSHKVESLLSSPQAEYYKPQLFKSAPIVFHFFDCINLTLLCLLPHRLTVFDSMEIIMCERNQMCSARIKVIFSKLLIRCSFY; the protein is encoded by the exons ATGTTTCAAG AGTTTTCAAGTCCAGGATGCCAGCAGAAAAATCTGAGATGGAGATGGTACAGGCGCATCAGCGGATGTTTCAGATGCAGAGAGCTCTCAAGTTTCAAGTATTCTCATAAAGTTGAG TCTCTACTGTCGAGTCCACAAGCTGAATACTACAAGCCTCAGCTCTTCAAATCGGCACCCATAGTGTTCCATTTCTTTGACTGTATAAATCTTACACTACTCTGTTTGCTACCACATCGGTTGACTGTTTTTGACAGTATGGAAATAATTATGTGTGAACGGAATCAAATGTGCAGTGCACGGATAAAGGTCATTTTCAGTAAGTTATTGATCAGATGTTCGTTTTATTAA